The Porites lutea chromosome 7, jaPorLute2.1, whole genome shotgun sequence genome includes the window aagcttcaGCTTACAACGGGTATTCACAATTGCACCAGCCACGTCTTGCGTAAATATTTATAGAGTGTTTTTAAAAGATACAACGACggctgacagccacgaaaacgtcgcatgaaaaagtgaattcatatttttttcagtctctgtcgtgattattccaactcgccgACTTtttcaaatgcaagcgaacacttctggagctgaatttctataaaccatatccaagttcatgagagaatgaattttgtcattgcttgtttacttccttcacaaaacgtgaaattaggcattttcacgggtaGGCTTGCAGTTGACGTGAAAAACAGAATATTATCGGGGCAAATtcaattgctcctgctgatagcatcccaaaCTTTTTTTCGACTCGTCGGTAGTTCCTTcttttctggttaggaaagtagaaaataaaagtttcccttCAACGCACAAGCTTgttgaacgaaccgggcaagtgtGGCGAGACAATAGCAGTTgagtacgaactcacgaaaagaccTCAGGAGaagctgttcgccgattgggcacaataatacaaagcatttttttgtgcccaaccaggagccggcatccccttgaatttttggaaatagttcggtgagagtcgatACACAGGGGCTCTctcgcccgtacttgaaaactttcgtcccgccttttctcgcgacccgactgactgcccctgggtctccgaggggGCCATACCTAGTGTACCTAGTCATAACTTGGACAAGAAAAAACTCTGAAGGATCCTGAAAGCTGCAGCTTTATGCCGCCTACGTGCTAATGGCCTATTCAGTCATCTGGTACGAGACTGGTCTACTTCGGAAAGTTTAGAATGGACATAAAGTGGGCATGTAGGGTACTTGTAAAAAATATGATATGTTTACCCAAGAAAGACCGAGGACCTCCGAGGAACACTTTCAAAAGTGTTCGTgtgttccagatcgaattgcaATTTGATGGTGTTGCTTTTTGAAGAGGGGGGAGAGCAGAAGTCCCCGGGGAAAAACCTCCAACCTCTTGGAGCCAGAACGAGAACCAACAACTCGTTCGTGCACCTGCACTGTTAATGACACAAGTGCTTGCTGACTAGACACAGTTACAAAAATGTTGATACTCTCACGAAACTTCGACCTTTTTTGACTTACAATTGCTGCTAGTCACACAACTGTGAGACACAACACTTACGCCCTTCcacccctccattcaaagttgttcctccaactTTTGAGCAtacttgtattgctagcaacatTTACCACAGGGAGAGGGGGGAGCACAAACACAAGATCATGGTACCGTCTCTCAATTATTTTTGAACTCGTTGAAGCTCTAACTCAACTGACCTTCTTGGCCAGCAAAACTGGGGCCAGTAACATGTGAAAGAACAACATTTTCCCGTCTAGAAATGTTTGGGAACCTGAGAACCTGTTTTCCCTGCTACGATGTCTGCAATTGTTTGGGCAGCCAACGTTTGCTGTGATTGATAGGTGTTACGTTGCTTATATTGATTACCCAAACGACCACATGAAACACAGCTCCGCACGCTGGTACCCGTTGTTCTCTGAAGGTTTGTTAAAATGGCGGCTAACAAACGTAACACTCAAAAGGCAGCAAGGAGAATGTCATCCTCCATTAAAGGTAGAGAAAGACTTTAAGTTCTACCTACCAGATTAGTATTCTCTTCTTTCTTGTCTTCCAGCCTAGTAATAAAATTGTCGATGGATCTAAACCAATCCGGAGACATCTCCTTCAAATACTTGTTATACTCGTATTGCACAGCGATGGTTGCTAAGATGTTGTTATTCACCAAAGCCTGGCGAATATCTGTCAGCTTACCGGGTGACAATTTTTCTTTACGGAAGTAAAGATGTTGTGTCACCAGGAGATCCAACAAGGCGTCTCCAAGAAATTCCAGTCTTTGATAACAGGGCGTGACGCGGTTAAGGTGATACGAGGCGTGCGTCAAAGCTTCTACCAGATACAATTTGGAATTGAAAGTGTACTTAATAGAGTGCTCAAAATTCTCCAAGCCAGAGACCATCTTTGCCACCATATCTTGGCTTTGGTAAGCTCCTGGTTTGTTTGCTTGCTCAGGCCAAAATCTGGCATAACACCCTTCTCTGCTCTGCTCAGCGAGCTCACCAATGTCCACGTCGACGTCATCATCCTCAGGAAGGACCTTAAGACCCAGGAACTTCATGAAACGAAGTGCTCCGGTGTAACCACAGCAAATCAAATACGCTCCAATGAGAGCTTCCATGCTGTCAGCAACAGATTTATCTGCTATGACCTGAGTGTTACAATTGTCTCGCCTGCTTCCAAAGCCCTGATCTTCAGCGTTACCGTCATCATCAACTTCTACTTCTGTAGCTTCTGAACTAGGCGTCACAACATCTGATTTAGGGCTACCCTGCTGACATCCCGTGGGACACCATGCATCACGTGCAAGTCGCGTGCTCTGTTGGAATCCTGCTAAAAAGCTCTTTTTAGCCGCACGGAACAGTGCCAAATTGCTGATTTGTCTTACCTTGCGCTGTGTTAGTTTGCCTTCATCTTTGTCTTGGTAGGTGCAATAGAGGTGAAGTGAAACCGCCAGCTTTAGGAAAGCGTCTCCGAGCATCTCGAGTCTTTCTAGATTAAAGGCGTCTCCACTGTGCTTGGTGGTCAAAGCTTGAAGCACGAGAGCGGAGTCGGGATGAACAGCAGCTCTTCGGTTTCCACTAAACAGTGATTTTAAATCTGAAAACAGCTTTGGAAACCGAAAGTCTTCAACATCGCCATCACTGTCATCACTAGAATCCTTATGACCCACGTCCATCTTCGAAGAGAAGCTGTTATTATCAGTACGGAGTAAACTCTTTTCATCGTTATCATTTCCCGCACCAATTGAAGGGAGGCTAGATTCATCTGTGTTGTCACGCACTCCAGCGACCATCTGCTTGACATCACCAACAAGCAGAAGCGCGTTCACACGGTATAAAATTGACGGCAGCATCAGAGACAGGGAGAGAAGGGAGGAGGCAATTGGCAGTATGTTGCATAATTCCGGGAAAAGTTCCATAACGCCGCGCCCAAAATTAGTCTTCACTTTTCCGTCCTTCAGGAAATTGACCCTCTTCTGCATTCGTGTCACTTCAATAAGAGGCTGCTTCATAGTAGTGAAGAGCTTTTCGTGTTTCAGTCTAAAGTAGCCTTCATACGTTTTGGCTTTGGATTTGTCTGGAAAGGGCGACAAAGGACTCAGATCATGACGCACTTTTAAAACAGCCAACCTTTCCAACTTTTGTCCACACAGCTTCTTGTAATTTTGTGAGACCACCATGTCCTCGTCAATCTTGCTGGATTCACCGGTGGACTGCTCCAGTGAAGTTTGCCTTGTTAAAGCATGGCGCATAGAATCATAGTCCACGTCAAATCCATTACTTTTCGTGAGAACCACAAAATAACCATCTGTACTGCCGTCGGACTCTTTGGGTCTGAATTCCACGGGCTCTCGAAGAACTTGGCTGAACAAGAAACAGTGGAATTTTTCAATAGTTTTCAAGTCTTGTCTTGCAATCCCTGTCCCCAGTGGTGACTTGTGACATTTTATTGTTACTGTGACTTCTCCATAGTCGGGATAAAGTTTGAATGATCTCACCTTTGGATTTAAATAAATAAGGTCAATTAATCAGTGATTGATCAGTTATAATTGAATAAACAATCAGTCagccaatcaatcaatcaggtTCTTCTAGTTTAACCTGTATATTCAGGATCATAATGTTTTTCTGAAGTAACACGTAATATTAAACCCAGTTTTATGGCATTCATTTCTCGCATTACCatttatttatcattaattttttcgGAAATGAAATTTGACGccattttttcaggcttttagACCCTCTTAAGAGATAAAGAATTAAAGTTTTACCCGAGAACAAAAGCGTCATCAGCTAACTATCACAGCTAACATCTGACTGAACTAGAACTAACCGCTGGAATTGGAACATTCGTCAATAAACCAAACAGGTGGCATTCACCACCTGTAAAGTATCGCTGGCTCATGTCAAGGCCCTGTTGGTTAGCGAGTTTGTTGATGGTTATACTGATAGCCGTGAGATACTGGGGCTGATTCTCCTGCGGCAAGCTACCTTTGAATACCTGAGGGACCTAgttaagcaaaaagaaaagaaagaattacAGTGCGTGCAAATATGATGGAAAAGAGTCAAACCATGGCGCTTGGCATGTACTTACGAGAAAACATCGTACGTGCCCTCAGAAAGATGCCAACCACCATCAGCACTTCAATATTGAGCTCTTCTCCTCCATCTCACAAGCCTACATGGAAAGCGTTTCCACTGGAACTGAGTTACCCGAAAGTTGAAACGAGGATAAAAAAAGTGGAAGgtggggaaggggaaggggagaaAAGAAAACGGTTGCAACGCAAACCTAAAAATTCCCTTTTCTCCCCTTCCTCTACCTTTTTGCGCTCGGGACAACTTTCGGCCATAACTCCAGCggaacgcttgctacgcaggccagTTTTGATGCTGAGACGGGACTGTCCGTTCTAAGTGATCAGCCCAGTAACGTATAAGACCAAGTTTTGAATCCCCAGGCCCTGCAGATAAGTGCTATGTATTTCTATAGGTGCTTCAAAATGGAGTTTGAgcaaccacgacggcgacgatATTAGGATTAGGAGAAAAGCAATAGGTTgaagaagcaaaacaacaactcattACGAGCATCACATTAATTGGTACATTTCGTTGCTGACACTCTACGAATACGACGTGAAATTTCCCATTATATTAACATCGGACCTGACAAACGACGattatattttctttctcttcttgaACCTAAATGAACTCCAAAGGATTTTACCCCTGGAAAATTTgcctgcatttgacaaattgaacgacTTGAAATAATCGCTAATAGTTTTCAAGAAGGCGAATGCACTTAACCaacgacgttttcgctgccttTACCATCGTGGTTGCCATAACGCTCTATTAAAAAATGTTGTGGGAACGTTACATGGGTTTCGTAGCAGGCAAAGGAAAAATTAAGAGTGGTGCTTGTCGAGGGGGGCGACGAGTCAACGTGCAACGCTTATCTCGTGCCCCGTATATTATGCGCCGAAAAAAATTGTCTGCATCACAACCGTGTTGTTTTGTGTTAGGGGAGACGTTTACCCTGGATTATCCTTACCTTTCTTTCATAAACTCGCTTTCGTTTCTTTGTTcctgctttctttctttcctttccagGAGACTCATCGTCTTCTTCTTCCGATTCACTTTCATCATCTGATAAGTTGCGGACTGGCAAGAGATTATCATCAAGTTCGCCAATCTTGTGAAGCTCTATGCAGGCGTAGAGAGCAGCAGCCATTTTTGCGAGGTTTTTTCGTGGCATCGCCTTGCCCTGTTGgaatagaaaaaaagttgcCAAGTGTATTGGTTTATGAATCTGACAGGAAAGGATAAATTGACCGTTTACTGTCGAAATTCAACTACGATTGTTCTGAATCACTGAAAGCTTTTCGAGTACATACGTTTAGTGAAGGtgcttcagcaaataagccacttttgatattttttgacGAGGCTGGGAGGCCTAAAGCTTAAG containing:
- the LOC140942798 gene encoding endoribonuclease Dicer-like; this translates as MESEDSAESSSASETETETQPEDRNVEAVFTARPYQVELLAMALERNTIVCLGTGTGKTFISVMLIKELSHQIREIYKNGGKRSFFLVNTVPLAIQQARVIKKHTDLKVQHYVGEMGVDFWDKNKWENEFNENNVLVMTAQIFLNLLLHGFIKLSQVNLLIFDECHHAKKSHPYKQIMNRFDGWQETDYPKIMGLTASVVNKRVKPWNIESEIQELECTLRSTCETSQDEDVEKFAAKPNEQIIQFSNANIDDSTVILLQKLHEVLRPEINYLGDYEVRGNGLSLAAHSFALSALTECQEILSEMGPWAANKIAGYLIKDLQVFIDTACMFQDCKEGRMFCEFSKTQLQQLQGVYNNYTPTTGSEETASTEKLYIMPKVKELLSVLKTEYGNEQNSGELVRNKLCGIVFVERRWTALVLTEQINIAAKSDPELSFIESSFVVGHGTGGKANYSNETEMNFKKQEEVLRQFRLHEFNLLIATSVVEEGLDIPKCNLVCRFDFPMTLRSYVQSKGRARAKDSNYIILVDKKDYVEKRGELEMMREIENCLSKKCHGRKEPSKEECEEVAGANSFLPPYEPENRTGAIVTMENSVSLLSMYCSMLPSDRFTHLSPVYKIEEVEEDGKKLFKCELELPINCQLRRTICGKAMPRKNLAKMAAALYACIELHKIGELDDNLLPVRNLSDDESESEEEDDESPGKERKKAGTKKRKRVYERKVPQVFKGSLPQENQPQYLTAISITINKLANQQGLDMSQRYFTGGECHLFGLLTNVPIPAVRSFKLYPDYGEVTVTIKCHKSPLGTGIARQDLKTIEKFHCFLFSQVLREPVEFRPKESDGSTDGYFVVLTKSNGFDVDYDSMRHALTRQTSLEQSTGESSKIDEDMVVSQNYKKLCGQKLERLAVLKVRHDLSPLSPFPDKSKAKTYEGYFRLKHEKLFTTMKQPLIEVTRMQKRVNFLKDGKVKTNFGRGVMELFPELCNILPIASSLLSLSLMLPSILYRVNALLLVGDVKQMVAGVRDNTDESSLPSIGAGNDNDEKSLLRTDNNSFSSKMDVGHKDSSDDSDGDVEDFRFPKLFSDLKSLFSGNRRAAVHPDSALVLQALTTKHSGDAFNLERLEMLGDAFLKLAVSLHLYCTYQDKDEGKLTQRKVRQISNLALFRAAKKSFLAGFQQSTRLARDAWCPTGCQQGSPKSDVVTPSSEATEVEVDDDGNAEDQGFGSRRDNCNTQVIADKSVADSMEALIGAYLICCGYTGALRFMKFLGLKVLPEDDDVDVDIGELAEQSREGCYARFWPEQANKPGAYQSQDMVAKMVSGLENFEHSIKYTFNSKLYLVEALTHASYHLNRVTPCYQRLEFLGDALLDLLVTQHLYFRKEKLSPGKLTDIRQALVNNNILATIAVQYEYNKYLKEMSPDWFRSIDNFITRLEDKKEENTNLGTADPFIIVSEQDEEGIEAPKVLGDIFESVAGAVFLDSGMDFTKVWGVYYRMMQPYIDQYSEHIPINPIRRVYEEDNERKFSKAEILEDGKVKCTLKVRWGKFDGYGRNSKIAKATAAKLAVQALDKDN